From the genome of Haloterrigena sp. KLK7, one region includes:
- a CDS encoding carbohydrate ABC transporter permease yields the protein MSDPNEPTDPNDARGTDGDDRPRDPTLRRPDGGRNVLKEGRDAELDRGPLQQWAADSIENPERVYRALFYVAAIFFLFTTLFPFYWLLMVALTPEGQLQDIIFTPNGFNPGAFIEVFEVIPFHVYMFNSFVIALASTAVVLVVASLAGYAFGRLEFTGRTPLMLLVLVISFFPPAAFFIPLNDLFNTSFFFLEPITGDGTLYNTPFALVTPLSAIFMPLAIFILTTFYGQIPDGLEDAARVEGTTRLGALFRVIIPLSAPGVATAGVLTFIAVYNEFFFSFLMTDGQPENWAPILDGILAYQGQYEVLYHLMAAASIIGVIPVAILVVIAQEKIVSGLTAGALKE from the coding sequence ATGTCCGATCCGAACGAACCCACCGATCCGAACGACGCCAGGGGTACCGACGGCGACGACCGACCGAGAGACCCGACGCTCCGCCGCCCCGACGGGGGGAGGAACGTCCTCAAGGAGGGCCGGGACGCGGAACTCGACCGCGGCCCGCTCCAGCAGTGGGCCGCCGACTCCATCGAGAACCCCGAACGAGTCTACCGGGCGCTGTTCTACGTCGCGGCGATCTTCTTCCTCTTTACGACGCTGTTCCCGTTCTACTGGCTGCTCATGGTCGCGCTGACGCCCGAAGGACAGCTTCAGGACATTATCTTCACGCCGAACGGGTTCAACCCCGGCGCCTTCATCGAGGTCTTCGAGGTCATCCCGTTCCACGTCTACATGTTCAACAGCTTCGTGATCGCGCTGGCCTCGACGGCCGTCGTCCTCGTCGTCGCCAGCCTCGCGGGGTACGCCTTCGGTCGCCTCGAGTTCACCGGCCGAACGCCGCTCATGCTGCTGGTGTTAGTGATTTCGTTCTTCCCGCCGGCGGCCTTCTTCATCCCGCTGAACGACCTGTTCAACACCTCGTTCTTCTTCCTCGAGCCGATCACCGGCGACGGGACCCTCTACAACACGCCCTTCGCGCTGGTGACGCCGCTGTCGGCGATCTTCATGCCGCTCGCGATATTTATCCTCACGACCTTCTACGGGCAGATTCCCGACGGGCTCGAGGACGCCGCCCGCGTCGAAGGAACGACCCGACTCGGTGCGTTGTTCCGGGTCATCATTCCGCTGTCGGCACCCGGCGTCGCGACGGCGGGCGTGCTGACGTTCATCGCGGTCTACAACGAGTTCTTCTTCTCGTTCCTGATGACCGACGGACAGCCCGAGAACTGGGCGCCGATCCTCGACGGGATCCTCGCCTACCAGGGCCAGTACGAGGTGCTTTACCATCTGATGGCCGCCGCGAGTATCATCGGGGTGATCCCCGTCGCGATTCTCGTGGTGATCGCACAGGAGAAGATCGTCAGCGGACTCACCGCAGGAGCACTCAAGGAGTAA